In Euwallacea fornicatus isolate EFF26 chromosome 2, ASM4011564v1, whole genome shotgun sequence, one genomic interval encodes:
- the LOC136345601 gene encoding N-acetylneuraminate lyase-like, with protein MRLCFVWLWFPFAPQIEFFIIKMANIKQEVNKVEDEGVEIIRLDIENDNREEELKIKTESPKTAKDLFSDFKPESGSEAEREDEESEDEDDDEPLAKRIKKENPKPGRKKKNDGTATSPNNKKVYLQKYKKEWEDIPSVKPWLSESVHGETYFYCKFCKKDYKCGKSEVFKHMSSNKHKRNTTHPPSEKLIKKQMMKFRGLLCPVVTPFVKSRTKDVCYDLIKPYVKFLKACGVKGILVNDVVGEGMSLTISERKRLLEYWSSLCKEYGIFVMVQIGGAPLRSVIELAMHAEKTGVGAVVLMADLYHRPEDHLDLVRYIKTVSNNTGSMPILYHHYPKYTKLDIDMKKFLLDITGEVDTFVGLIYTTGDLQETVSVMELNPEKFIVFMGTDEGMLGAVASGFTCVMGSSLNILPKLAESICSCMKNGEIKSAQASQTLLTKALTNINNHGEMVPALKAAMTIITKLPMDTVREPLQTLWEGTVLKMREKLREIGII; from the exons ATGAGGTTATGTTTTGTTTGGCTTTGGTTTCCCTTCGCCccacaaattgaatttttcattattaaaatggcAAATATCAAACAAGAGGTAAACAAAGTTGAGGACGAGGGTGTAGAGATTATTCGCTTGGACATAGAAAACGACAACCGGGAGGAGGAGCTCAAAATCAAAACTGAGTCCCCCAAGACTGCCAAGGATCTGTTTTCGGATTTCAAGCCCGAATCGGGTAGTGAAGCGGAGCGCGAAGACGAGGAATCAGAGGATGAAGATGATGATGAGCCTCTGgcgaaaagaataaaaaaggaaaacccAAAACCtggaagaaaaaagaagaatGATGGGACTGCGACTTCTCCCAACAACAAGAAAGTG TACCTCCAAAAGTACAAAAAAGAATGGGAGGATATACCATCAGTCAAGCCTTGGCTCTCAGAAAGTGTGCACGGAgagacatatttttattgcaaattttgtaaaaaagacTACAAGTGCGGCAAATCAGAAGTGTTCAAACACATGTCCTCAAATAAGCACAAACGAAATACCACTCACCCGCCTTCAGagaaacttattaaaaag CAAATGATGAAGTTCCGAGGCCTTTTATGCCCAGTTGTCACCCCATTTGTAAAGTCACGGACTAAAGATGTGTGCTATGACTTAATTAAGCCTTATGTTAAGTTTTTAAAGGCTTGTGGTGTGAAAGGGATTTTAG taAATGATGTTGTGGGAGAGGGCATGTCTCTGACCATCAGTGAGCGTAAAAGACTGTTAGAATATTGGAGCAGCCTTTGCAAAGAATATGGTATTTTTGTTATGGTTCAAATTGGTGGGGCCCCACTTCGAAGTGTTATAGAATTG GCAATGCACGCAGAGAAAACAGGGGTTGGGGCAGTAGTTTTAATGGCTGATCTATACCACAGGCCCGAGGACCACTTAGATTTGGTCAGATATATTAAAACTGTCTCTAATAATACTGGTTCAATGCCTATTTTGTACCATCACTATCCTAAATATACCAAATTAGACA TTGACatgaaaaagttcttattaGACATAACTGGGGAAGTGGATACTTTCGTGGGTTTAATATACACCACGGGAGATTTACAAGAAACAGTTTCAGTGATGGAATTGAACCCCGAGAAGTTTATTGTGTTCATGGGCACCGATGAG GGCATGTTGGGAGCTGTTGCAAGCGGTTTCACCTGTGTTATGGGCAGcagtttgaacattttacCCAAACTGGCAGAGTCGATATGTTCCTGTATGAAAAACGGGGAAATTAAGAGCGCTCAGGCGTCACAGACTTTATTGACCAAAGCGCTGACGAATATTAATAACCATG GTGAAATGGTACCCGCTTTGAAAGCAGCAATGACGATAATCACGAAACTGCCGATGGACACTGTTCGAGAGCCCCTCCAAACTCTGTGGGAAGGCACTGTTCTGAAAATGAGGGAAAAACTTCGGGAAATCGGCATAATTTAA
- the Tsp gene encoding cartilage oligomeric matrix protein, producing the protein MSFGPLRSILILLLGAALLVDAVSLDYEITKDLEEVIKQDTFILSIKHIRPKKRSRGALETLFSVDFPGAENKFSLLLDRKTKRVIVQTLEESRNREQHFTVDVLHEDSPIKSLILTVNQSQPTAHANLYIDCVAYGMVATPKSMRDMFEGMRQPSLEVFHERKYHMEVDGHRDLRAVLSRNECPLPIEKNYDLEFSHDLALTNSLKDDPNIQSQEPHGGSYPSDYRGDIPLVSTLDDVGLINSINHLIKVVNLEVQKCQGQAEAFDKLRRLIEECELCTKPQPPMRPSCATHPPGCAAGVRCYDTPDGPRCGSCPRGYLGDGYTCTPGRTCAERPCFAGVECRDTSTGYQCGACPDGYEGNGEDCRRRNPCEYNPCAPGVQCVSTNEEPYFRCMGCPAGSTGNGENCRDLDECDLVHPCDPNVECTNLSPGYRCGPCPLGFTGSHGSHGVGLEEAARNRQRCDDIDECRDGRACGRDSQCVNTPGSYECHSACQPGYVGNYSVGCHPEDPCRGTCHYNAKCEYLGWNKHICRCSWGYAGNGIYCGKDTDLDSWPDERLPCSETRCTKDNCPNTPNSGQEDADFDGIGNVCDPDPDNDNVLSGDNCPLHANPDQQDSEKEPDKVGDVCDNCPYIPNSDQLDIDGDGIGDACDPDMDNDGIPNAEDNCPRDNNRDQRDSDRDGFGDVCDNCPYIYNPEQEDLNANQVGDVCEGPIDSDRDGVSDTTDNCVLDPNPNQEDIDSDGKGDVCDDDMDGDGHVNSRDNCPRKYNPDQKDANHDGKGDVCQEPDWYDNCPNNSLVYRTDFSKFTTVALDPIGDSQIDPHWDIENQGAEILQTMNSDPGLAVGHHKLYGVDFEGTFFVNTDIDDDYVGFIFSYQDNRRFYAVMWKKDQQTYWQPTPFRAVAEPGIQIKLVKSETGPGTYLRNALWHTGDTEGQVKLLWMDPRNEGWKERTSYRWFLIHRPHIGLIRFMIHEGEKMVADSGNIFDDTLRGGQLGVLCFSQEMIIWSDLAYRCNDNLRQDMWNDLPAELKPKVVIDNTIYQHIQEPEFELARDYSY; encoded by the exons ATGAGTTTCGGGCCCTTAAGGTCCATCCTTATCCTGCTGCTGGGGGCCGCTTTGCTGGTGGACGCAGTATCCCTCGATTATG AAATCACCAAAGACTTGGAAGAAGTCATCAAGCAAGACACCTTCATCCTGTCCATCAAACACATCAGACCAAAGAAGCGCTCTAGAGGTGCATTAGAAACACTCTTCTCGGTGGATTTCCCTGGGGCTGAAAACAAGTTTTCCTTGCTGCTTGATAGGAAGACTAAAAGAG TAATTGTGCAGACCTTGGAAGAGAGCCGGAACAGGGAGCAACATTTCACAGTAGACGTCCTTCATGAGGACAGTCCGATCAAGTCCCTCATCTTGACGGTCAACCAGTCCCAACCGACCGCTCATGCCAATCTATATATCGATTGTGTTGCCTACGGCATGGTGGCTACGCCCAAATCAATGCGAGATATGTTTGAAGGCATGAGACAACCTTCACTGGAAGTT ttcCATGAAAGAAAGTATCACATGGAGGTAGATGGGCACCGAGATTTGCGAGCGGTGTTGAGTAGAAACGAGTGCCCTCTTCCCATAGAGAAAAACTACGACTTGGAATTTAGCCACGATCTGGCCCTGACCAACTCCTTAAAGGACGACCCAAATATACAATCTCAAGAGCCGCACGGCGGGTCGTACCCTTCTGATTATCGTGGAGACATCCCCTTGGTGTCAACCCTGGATGATG TGGGCTTAATCAACTCCATCAACCATCTAATTAAAGTAGTCAACTTAGAGGTGCAAAAGTGTCAAGGCCAGGCTGAGGCTTTCGACAAACTGCGTCGCCTCATTGAAGAGTGCGAGCTTTGTACCAAACCTCAGCCACCAATGCGACCCTCTTGCGCCACTCATCCCCCAGGGTGTGCCGCTGGAGTGCGATGTTACGACACCCCTGATGGTCCCCGTTGTGGCTCCTGTCCGCGGGGTTACCTTGGAGACG GTTATACTTGCACCCCTGGCAGGACCTGCGCAGAACGGCCCTGTTTCGCCGGAGTGGAGTGCAGGGATACGTCAACAGGGTATCAGTGCGGCGCATGTCCAGATGGTTACGAAGGAAATGGCGAGGATTGCCGTCGCAGGAACCCTTGCGAGTATAATCCATGCGCCCCAG GAGTCCAGTGCGTTTCCACGAACGAAGAACCCTACTTCAGATGCATGGGCTGTCCCGCAGGAAGCACTGGCAATGGCGAAAATTGCAGGGATTTAGACGAG TGTGACCTGGTCCATCCCTGCGACCCCAATGTCGAGTGCACGAATCTCTCTCCAGGCTACCGATGCGGACCTTGTCCACTGGGATTCACAGGCAGTCATGGCTCGCATGGAGTGGGCCTTGAAGAGGCTGCCCGCAACAGGCAAAGGTGTGACGACATTGATGAATGCCGTGATGGGAGGGCTTGCGGGAGAGATTCCCAATGCGTGAACACCCCA GGTTCCTACGAGTGTCACAGCGCCTGCCAGCCCGGTTATGTAGGGAACTACAGCGTGGgctgtcatcctgaagatcctTGTAGAGGTACCTGTCATTATAATGCTAAATGCGAGTACCTTGGTTGGAACAAGCACATCTGCAGGTGTAGCTGGGGGTATGCAGGAAATGGGATATATTGCGGAAAGGACACTGATCTGGATAGTTGGCCTGATGAACGGCTACCTTGCAGTGAGACTCGATGCACAAAA gATAATTGTCCAAATACTCCAAACTCTGGACAAGAAGACGCCGATTTTGATGGCATCGGAAACGTCTGTGACCCGGATCCTGACAATGATAACGTTCTCAGCGGT GATAACTGTCCATTACATGCCAACCCTGACCAACAAGATTCAGAAAAGGAACCGGACAAAGTGGGTGACGTCTGTGATAACTGTCCTTATATACCCAACAGCGACCAATTAGACATTGATGGCGATGGAATTGGCGATGCTTGCGATCCAGATATGGACAATGATG GTATTCCCAATGCTGAGGACAACTGTCCACGGGACAATAACCGTGATCAACGCGACTCGGACAGAGATGGATTTGGTGATGTTTGTGATAACTGTCCGTATATTTACAATCCCGAACAAGAGGACCTGAACGCTAACCAGGTGGGGGATGTTTGCGAAGGACCCATAGATAGCGATCG CGACGGAGTCAGCGACACCACAGACAACTGTGTATTGGATCCCAATCCAAATCAAGAAGACATTGACTCCGACGGCAAAGGAGACGTTTGCGATGACGACATGGACGGTGACGGACATGTCAACTCTAGAGACAATTGTCCGCGAAAATACAACCCTGATCAAAAGGACGCAAATC ACGATGGTAAAGGAGATGTATGCCAAGAACCCGACTGGTACGACAACTGCCCAAATAACTCCTTGGTATACAGGACCGACTTCAGCAAATTCACGACAGTAGCTCTGGATCCAATCGGAGACTCCCAAATTGATCCACATTGGGACATTGAGAACCAAGGAGCTGAAATTTTGCAGACGATGAACAGCGACCCCGGATTAGCTGTTGGTCACCATAAGCTGTACGGAGTAGACTTCGAAGGAACCTTTTTTGTGAACACTGATATAGACGACGACTATGTTGGATTTATCTTCAg CTATCAAGACAACAGGCGCTTCTACGCGGTGATGTGGAAGAAGGACCAACAAACATACTGGCAACCTACACCGTTCCGGGCAGTAGCCGAACCTGGCATTCAAATCAAATTGGTCAAATCGGAAACGGGACCAGGCACCTATCTACGCAATGCACTGTGGCATACCGGAGACACTGAAGGCCAAGTGAAGCTCCTGTGGATGGACCCCAGAAATGAGGGGTGGAAAGAGCGCACCTCTTACCGATGGTTCCTCATTCATAGACCACATATTGGTCTCATCAGGTTTATGATCCACGAAGGGGAAAAAATGGTGGCGGATTCAGGCAATATATTCGATGACACTCTCAGGGGAGGACAGTTGGGTGTGTTGTGCTTCTCGCAAGAGATGATAATTTGGTCTGATTTGGCCTACAGGTGCAATG ataatctACGTCAGGATATGTGGAACGACTTGCCAGCAGAATTAAAACCAAAAGTTGTCATTGACAATACAATTTATCAGCACATTCAAGAGCCAGAATTCGAACTAGCGCGCGATTATTCTTATTAA
- the mRpL40 gene encoding large ribosomal subunit protein mL40, which yields MSWSSLLCQLKRLCLTPKFNVSNRAISTGENHFFRSTPCLMAEPLKKKKKLDPAIVRAREERKKKKVEKQIRRLEKNAKQLKPISECEVSITLLDEKPQRQRNICHSADILEQRALLEKKWANFKRVQLLRDLQMIDRVTLHQQRALDELKKESEELYNEAIQMDFHMIPFTSVGPVETPPIENYDVPDGEYLDVSKKWS from the exons ATGAGTTGGTCTTCTCTTTTATGTCAACTGAAAAG GCTATGTCTCACCCCTAAGTTCAATGTCTCTAACAGAGCAATATCCACCGGcgaaaatcacttttttcGGTCTACACCATGTCTTAT GGCTGAACCcttgaaaaaaaagaagaaacttGATCCAGCAATTGTCCGAGCCAGAGAAGaacgtaagaaaaaaaaggtagAAAAGCAAATCAGACGACTAGAGAAGAATGCCAAGCAACTTAAACCAATATCTGAGTGTGAAGTCTCCATAACATTATTAGATGAAAAGCCTCAGAGACAAAGAAACATCTGTCACTCAGCAGATATTCTGGAACAGCGGGCCTTGCTTGAGAAGAAATGGGCCAATTTCAAAAGAGTTCAACTCTTGCGTGACTTACAGATGATTGATCGGGTCACTCTCCACCAGCAAAGAGCTTTAGATGAGTTGAAAAAGGAGTCAGAGGAATTATATAATGAGGCCATTCAAATGGACTTTCACATGATTCCATTCACGAGTGTAGGACCTGTAGAGACGCCTCCAATTGAGAATTATGATGTGCCTGATGGGGAATATTTGGATGTGTCTAAAAAGTGGAGCTAA